One window of the Athene noctua chromosome 5, bAthNoc1.hap1.1, whole genome shotgun sequence genome contains the following:
- the SFR1 gene encoding swi5-dependent recombination DNA repair protein 1 homolog — MLGETAIHLEMEEPVLDKLPSLCHTPKDSGTAAPQGTSSGKQPMSAALRERLRKTRRSFHANFTVAKRLKIDAEEKDCADADKGCLLKTSTDYSRLQDGSENLERTGTGRTCLKSPLQESGLCGSAENSDVLQVDLSQQQSLEEKVRLVKQVQEKEELLRRLKLVKMYRSKNSLSELQALIMKWRNSTQLMLYELQSTFSADGKKVSLTQLMDTFGLEDQLLHYSRAEEDFVDG, encoded by the exons ATGCTGGGAG aaacagCTATCCATCTTGAGATGGAAGAACCAGTGCTTGATAAATTGCCGTCTTTATGCCATACTCCAAAGGATTCTGGGACAGCAGCTCCACAGGGGACTAGTTCAGGGAAACAG cCAATGAGTGCAGCTCTGAGGGAGCGATTAAGGAAAACAAGACGTTCGTTTCATGCTAATTTTACAGTGGCAAAGCGCCTCAAAATAGACGCTGAAGAAAAAGACTGTGCTGATGCTGACAAAGGGTGCCTGCTAAAGACAAGTACAGATTATTCCAGATTACAAGATGGTTCTGAAAATCTGGAAAGAACCGGCACTGGACGAACATGTTTGAAAAGTCCCTTACAGGAGAGTGGTCTCTGTGGATCAGCAGAGAATTCTGATGTGCTGCAGGTTGACCTTAGTCAGCAACAGTCCCTGGAAGAAAAAGTAAGGCTGGTGAAACAAGTGCAAGAGAAGGAAGAACTACTTCGAAGGCTCAAACTGGTTAAGATGTATCGGTCCAAG AACAGCCTGTCCGAACTGCAGGCTTTGATAATGAAATGGAGAAATAGTACACAGCTGATGCTGTATGAACTGCAGTCGACCTTTTCTGCTGATGGCAAGAAAGTGAGTCTCACTCAGCTGATGGATACTTTCGGGTTAGAAGACCAGTTATTGCACTACAGCAGAGCAGAAGAAGATTTTGTAGATGGATAA